The following coding sequences are from one Prochlorococcus sp. MIT 0604 window:
- a CDS encoding NDP-sugar synthase, which produces MKAMILAAGKGTRVQPITHVIPKPMIPILQKPVMEFLLELLREHNFKEIMVNVSHLAEEIENYFRDGQRFGVEIAYSFEGRIEDGELIGDALGSAGGLKKIQDFQSFFDETFVVLCGDALVDLDLTQAVKKHKQKGAIASLITKKVTKDQVSSYGVVVSDENGRIKAFQEKPKVDQALSDSINTGIYLFEPEIFNYIPSAEKFDIGADLFPKLVAMDLPFFALPMDFEWVDIGKVPDYWSAIRNVLQGKVRQVQIPGKEIKPGVFTGLNVAANWEKVNITGPVYIGGMTRIEDGATIIGPSMIGPSCCICEGATIDNSIIFDYSKIGKGVRLMDKLVFGKYCVGKNGDHFDLQDASLDWLIADSRRSDLTEPSPQQKAMAELLGTDLINIPD; this is translated from the coding sequence ATGAAGGCAATGATACTTGCTGCAGGTAAAGGCACACGTGTTCAGCCTATTACGCATGTAATTCCAAAACCGATGATTCCGATTTTGCAAAAACCTGTTATGGAGTTTCTCTTGGAACTTTTAAGAGAACACAACTTTAAGGAAATAATGGTAAACGTTTCTCATCTGGCTGAAGAAATTGAAAATTATTTTAGAGATGGGCAAAGATTTGGAGTAGAAATTGCTTATAGTTTTGAGGGAAGAATTGAAGATGGAGAATTAATAGGTGATGCTTTGGGATCCGCAGGAGGATTAAAGAAAATTCAGGATTTTCAAAGTTTCTTTGATGAAACTTTTGTTGTTTTATGTGGTGATGCTTTAGTTGATTTAGATTTAACTCAAGCTGTTAAAAAACATAAGCAGAAAGGTGCTATTGCGAGCTTAATAACGAAGAAGGTAACTAAAGATCAAGTATCAAGTTATGGTGTCGTAGTTTCTGATGAAAATGGCCGAATAAAGGCTTTTCAGGAGAAGCCAAAAGTTGATCAAGCTTTAAGTGACTCTATAAATACAGGAATTTATCTTTTCGAACCCGAAATTTTTAATTACATACCTTCAGCAGAGAAATTTGATATTGGAGCTGATCTTTTCCCTAAACTTGTTGCAATGGATTTACCATTTTTTGCATTACCAATGGATTTTGAATGGGTAGATATTGGAAAAGTTCCTGATTATTGGAGTGCTATTAGAAATGTATTGCAAGGTAAGGTAAGACAAGTGCAAATACCAGGAAAGGAAATAAAACCAGGAGTTTTTACAGGTTTAAATGTAGCGGCTAACTGGGAAAAGGTTAATATTACTGGCCCGGTATATATAGGAGGCATGACTAGGATCGAGGATGGAGCAACTATTATTGGCCCTTCAATGATTGGACCAAGTTGTTGCATTTGCGAGGGAGCAACTATAGATAACTCAATTATTTTTGATTATTCTAAGATTGGTAAAGGTGTAAGACTTATGGATAAGTTAGTTTTTGGTAAATATTGTGTAGGGAAAAATGGAGATCATTTTGATTTGCAAGATGCATCTTTAGATTGGTTAATAGCAGATTCAAGAAGATCTGATTTAACTGAGCCATCGCCTCAGCAGAAAGCTATGGCAGAATTATTAGGTACTGATTTGATTAATATTCCAGACTAA
- a CDS encoding methylenetetrahydrofolate reductase has product MKSKLQQTLEKRSKVITAELMPPRGGSPIRSLKIAQLLKDKVHAVNITDGSRAVMRMCSLAMSKLLLENGIEPVMQISCRDRNKIALQSDILGANALGIRNILCITGDSVKAGDQQDAKAVHEFESVRLLQQIQAFNKGIDPTLGELSDKKTFIFAGAAADPSCRNQRSLENRMRKKKEAGAGFIQTQMVMEKENLIEFCEKISNPLEIPVIAGVFLLKSYKNALFINKYVPGANIPEHILNRLKDAKDPLQEGIKIAAEQANDFINIANGVHLMAVKAEHLIPEIIEKADLSLEY; this is encoded by the coding sequence TTGAAATCAAAACTTCAGCAGACCTTAGAAAAAAGATCTAAGGTAATTACGGCAGAATTAATGCCGCCAAGAGGTGGAAGCCCCATAAGATCTCTTAAGATAGCACAACTTTTGAAAGATAAGGTACATGCTGTTAACATTACTGATGGAAGCAGAGCTGTAATGAGAATGTGTAGCTTAGCAATGTCCAAACTATTACTGGAAAATGGGATAGAACCAGTAATGCAAATTTCTTGCAGAGATCGTAATAAAATTGCTTTACAATCAGACATCTTGGGAGCAAATGCTTTAGGAATTAGAAACATCTTATGCATTACCGGTGATTCAGTAAAAGCTGGGGATCAACAAGATGCCAAGGCCGTTCATGAGTTTGAGTCAGTTAGACTGCTTCAACAAATTCAGGCTTTCAATAAAGGAATTGATCCTACGCTAGGAGAACTTTCCGATAAAAAAACATTTATTTTTGCAGGTGCTGCAGCTGATCCAAGTTGCAGAAATCAAAGAAGTTTAGAAAATAGAATGAGGAAAAAAAAAGAAGCTGGAGCTGGATTTATACAAACTCAAATGGTTATGGAAAAAGAAAATTTGATAGAGTTTTGTGAAAAAATTAGCAATCCTCTTGAAATTCCTGTAATTGCAGGTGTATTCCTTTTAAAGTCTTACAAAAACGCTCTCTTTATCAACAAATACGTTCCAGGCGCAAACATCCCTGAACATATCTTAAATCGTCTTAAAGATGCTAAAGACCCTTTACAAGAGGGTATTAAAATTGCAGCTGAACAAGCTAATGATTTTATTAATATCGCAAATGGTGTTCATCTAATGGCCGTAAAAGCAGAGCATTTAATTCCTGAGATTATTGAAAAAGCTGATCTTAGTCTGGAATATTAA
- a CDS encoding helix-turn-helix transcriptional regulator, producing the protein MQMVEEEVNNIDMMGLSAREMEIIDLVADGLTNQEIAVKLTISKRTVDNHVSNMFTKTGSKNRVALLNWAMDNGKICRDGFNCCALPDSDQD; encoded by the coding sequence ATGCAAATGGTTGAAGAAGAAGTAAACAACATTGATATGATGGGTCTCTCAGCCAGAGAGATGGAAATCATTGATCTCGTAGCTGATGGACTTACAAATCAAGAAATTGCGGTAAAACTAACTATTAGTAAAAGAACTGTTGATAATCATGTTAGTAATATGTTTACAAAAACTGGTTCTAAAAACAGAGTAGCACTTTTGAATTGGGCAATGGACAACGGCAAAATTTGTAGAGATGGATTTAATTGTTGTGCACTCCCAGACTCTGATCAAGATTAG
- a CDS encoding CYTH domain-containing protein translates to MALEIERRFLIKNDNWKEFINKKIYIEQGYLSNSLDGWIIRVRLIGKNSKIALKKHIKGFTNFEYEYSIPRSDAETIMSNLSHTLKKDRFFLEIEKKSWIVDCFKENNYPLEIAEIELSNEEEDLFLPSFISKEITGLTHYSNFSLANNPFSEWKED, encoded by the coding sequence ATGGCCTTAGAGATAGAAAGAAGATTTCTCATAAAAAATGATAATTGGAAAGAATTCATAAACAAAAAAATTTATATTGAACAAGGATATTTATCCAATAGTTTAGATGGTTGGATTATCAGGGTAAGACTTATAGGCAAAAATTCTAAAATTGCACTAAAAAAACATATCAAGGGCTTTACCAACTTTGAATATGAATACTCCATTCCAAGAAGCGATGCTGAAACAATAATGTCAAATCTTTCACATACACTTAAAAAAGACAGATTCTTTTTAGAAATTGAAAAAAAATCTTGGATTGTAGATTGCTTTAAAGAAAATAATTATCCACTAGAAATCGCAGAAATTGAACTTTCTAATGAAGAGGAAGATTTATTTCTTCCATCTTTCATTTCAAAAGAAATTACTGGGCTGACCCATTACTCCAATTTCAGTCTCGCTAATAATCCTTTTTCAGAGTGGAAAGAAGACTAA
- a CDS encoding NAD(+) kinase — translation MKLSLVLIVYRSDSSIAQEASKFCEKVLKAKNIKSHRLESDFYKNEIETYFCNQELQPNIGIVLGGDGTFLKCANALADYDIPLLSINIGGNLGFLTQEKDFLFDQSFIEILEKEEYKIDFRNRLNCNVCINGTSSEKKIIKSYGALNDFYFKSVEEDISPTNQIQIEIDNEKVNEYKGDGLIISTSTGSTAYSMAAGGPIVHPNLDAMIINPICPMSLASRPIVIPNTSKVIIKPVKKSKGEIKLWRDGSKCMTIKENYYCEIKKGQSPCKIIKFKKSTSYYNTLIKKLDWKGDLSQKNLKN, via the coding sequence ATGAAACTTTCATTAGTGCTTATTGTATATCGTTCAGATAGTTCTATAGCTCAAGAGGCTTCTAAATTCTGTGAAAAAGTTCTCAAAGCTAAAAATATAAAATCACACAGACTTGAAAGTGATTTTTATAAAAATGAAATTGAAACATATTTTTGTAATCAAGAATTACAACCAAATATTGGCATAGTTCTTGGTGGAGATGGAACCTTCTTAAAATGTGCAAATGCTTTAGCTGATTATGATATTCCTTTGTTGAGCATTAATATCGGTGGTAATCTGGGTTTCCTTACGCAAGAAAAAGATTTTTTATTTGACCAATCTTTTATTGAAATCCTTGAAAAAGAAGAATATAAAATTGACTTTCGTAATAGATTAAATTGTAATGTTTGTATTAATGGAACAAGTTCTGAGAAAAAGATTATAAAAAGCTACGGTGCCTTAAATGATTTTTATTTTAAATCTGTTGAAGAAGACATTTCTCCAACCAACCAAATACAAATTGAAATAGATAACGAAAAGGTTAATGAATACAAAGGTGACGGATTAATCATATCTACATCTACTGGTTCAACAGCCTACTCAATGGCTGCAGGGGGGCCAATAGTGCACCCAAATCTTGATGCAATGATAATTAACCCTATATGTCCGATGAGTTTGGCTAGTAGACCAATAGTTATACCTAATACAAGTAAGGTAATAATTAAACCCGTAAAAAAAAGTAAAGGGGAAATTAAATTATGGAGAGATGGTTCAAAATGTATGACCATTAAGGAAAATTATTATTGTGAGATCAAAAAAGGGCAATCACCCTGCAAAATAATAAAGTTTAAAAAAAGCACGAGTTATTATAATACACTAATAAAAAAACTAGATTGGAAAGGTGATTTATCTCAAAAAAATCTCAAAAATTAA